A genomic region of Homo sapiens chromosome 17 genomic patch of type NOVEL, GRCh38.p14 PATCHES HSCHR17_13_CTG4 contains the following coding sequences:
- the KRTAP4-2 gene encoding keratin-associated protein 4-2 (The RefSeq protein has 1 substitution compared to this genomic sequence) — protein MVNSCCGSVCSDQGCGLENCCRPSCCQTTCCRTTCCRPSCCVSSCCRPQCCQSVCCQPTCCSPSCCQTTCCRTTCCRPSCCVSSCFRPQCCQSVYCQPTCCRPSCGQTTCCRTTCYRPSCCVSTCCRPTCSSGSCC, from the coding sequence ATGGTCAACTCCTGTTGTGGCTCTGTGTGCTCTGACCAGGGCTGTGGCCTAGAGAACTGCTGCCGTCCCAGCTGCTGCCAGACCACCTGCTGCAGGACCACCTGCTGCCGCCCCAGCTGCTGTGTGTCCAGCTGCTGCAGACCGCAGTGCTGCCAGTCTGTGTGCTGCCAGCCCACCTGCTGCAGCCCCAGCTGCTGCCAGACCACTTGCTGCAGGACCACCTGCTGCCGTCCCAGCTGCTGTGTGTCCAGCTGCTTCAGACCCCAGTGCTGCCAGTCTGTGTGCTGCCAGCCCACCTGCTGCCGCCCCAGCTGTGGCCAGACCACCTGCTGCAGGACCACCTGCTACCGCCCCAGCTGCTGTGTGTCCACCTGCTGCCGCCCAACCTGCTCTAGTGGCTCTTGCTGCTGA
- the KRTAP4-1 gene encoding keratin-associated protein 4-1 isoform 2 (isoform 2 is encoded by transcript variant 2; The RefSeq protein has 2 substitutions compared to this genomic sequence), protein MVNSCCGSVCSDQGCDQGLCQETCCRPSCCQTTCCCPSCVVSSCCRPSCSQTTCCQTTCCRPSCCHPVCCQTTCRPSCGVSSCCRPLCCQTTCRPSCGVSSCCRPLCCQTTCCRATCCRPSCCGSSC, encoded by the coding sequence ATGGTTAACTCTTGTTGTGGCTCTGTCTGCTCTGACCAGGGCTGTGATCAAGGCCTCTGCCAAGAGACCTGCTGCCGCCCCAGCTGCTGCCAGACCACCTGTTGCTGCCCCAGCTGTGTTGTATCCAGCTGCTGCCGCCCATCCTGCTCTCAGACTACCTGCTGCCAGACCACTTGCTGTCGCCCCAGCTGCTGCCGCCCAGTCTGTTGTCAGACCACCTGCCGCCCCAGCTGTGGTGTGTCCAGCTGCTGCCGTCCACTCTGTTGTCAGACCACCTGCCGCCCCAGCTGTGGTGTGTCCAGCTGCTGCCGTCCACTCTGCTGTCAGACCACCTGCTGCCGTACAACTTGCTGCCGCCCCAGCTGCTGTGGATCCTCTTGTTGA
- the KRTAP9-1 gene encoding keratin-associated protein 9-1 (The RefSeq protein has 1 substitution compared to this genomic sequence) — translation MTHCCSPCCQPTCCRTTCCRTTCWKPTTVTTCSSTPCCQPSCCVPSCCQPCCHPTCCQNTCCRTTCCQPTCVASCCQPSCCSTPCCQPTCCGSSCCGQTSCGSSCCQPICGSSCCQPCCHPTCYQTICFRTTCCQPTCCQPTCCRNTSCQPTCCGSSCCQPCCHPTCCQTICRSTCCQPSCVTRCCSTPCCQPTCGGSSCCSQTCNESSYCLPCCRPTCCQTTCYRTTCCRPSCCCSPCCVSSCCQPSCC, via the exons ATGACCCACTGCTGTTCCCCTTGCTGTCAGCCTACATGCTGCAGGACCACCTGCTGCAGGACAACCTGCTGGAAGCCCACCACTGTGACCACCTGCAGCAGCACACCCTGTTGCCAGCCCTCCTGCTGTGTGCCCAGCTGCtgccagccttgctgccacccaACTTGCTGTCAAAACACCTGCTGCAGGACCACCTGCTGCCAGCCCACTTGTGTGGCCAGCTGCTGCCAGCCTTCCTGCTGCAGCACACCCTGCTGCCAGCCCACCTGCTGTGGGTCCAGCTGCTGTGGCCAAACCAGCTGTGGGTCCAGCTGCTGTCAGCCTATTTGTGGGTCCAGTTGCTGTCAGCCTTGCTGTCACCCGACTTGCTATCAAACTACCTGCTTCAGGACCACCTGCTGCCAGCCTACCTGCTGCCAGCCCACCTGCTGCAGGAACACCTCTTGCCAGCCCACCTGCTGTGG GTCCAGCTGCtgccagccttgctgccacccaACATGCTGTCAAACCATTTGTAGATCCACCTGCTGCCAACCATCCTGTGTGACCAGATGCTGCAGCACACCCTGTTGCCAGCCAACCTGTGGTGGGTCCAGCTGCTGTAGCCAAACCTGCAATGAGTCCAGCTATTGTCTGCCTTGCTGCCGTCCCACCTGCTGCCAGACCACCTGCTACAGGACCACCTGTTGCCGCCCCAGCTGTTGCTGCAGTCCTTGCTGTGTCTCCAGCTGCTGCCAGCCTTCCTGCTGCTAA